Below is a window of Brassica napus cultivar Da-Ae chromosome A5, Da-Ae, whole genome shotgun sequence DNA.
CATATTATCAAATTAATAATCAGAATCGTTGAAACGAAGATACATTAGTTGATCAGTGACAACTAGTATTCCGTACTTTAGTGAAAACACTCTGCTTACGTATTTTGTACTTCTAAGAGCACCTTTAACGGGGGAAtgtttagaggaaggagaaagaACGTGAGAAAACTAAATGGGTTTTGGAACCTCATATAAACATCACGGTCCAAATGTCATGTCTTACTggtctaatttttaaaaacaaaaataaatttaattaagtaattaagttttattaaaaaattaatacttTGACTTTTTAAGAAATCCATAGGGGTACACAGTTGGAGTAAAAGTAAATATGAAGTAAGAAATGATCCAATTCTACTTCATATTTCACTCCATAAtaaaatttactccataaatggagtaatctatttATTGTTTGTTCATCGCTCCATTATAAAGTGGAAAATGAAGTAGTGTTGGaacaattttatttcatttcacTTTTAATCCATTTTgaatgaaaaaataaagttttacattggagatgctctaactaCATAAATAGATTAAACTAAATGGGTTTTGGAACCTCATATAAACATCACTGTCCAAATGTCATGTCTTACTGgtctaatttttataaacaaaaataaatttaattaagtaattaagttttattaaaaattaatacttTGACTTTTTAAGAAATTCATAGGGGTACACGGttggagtaaaagtgaatatggagTAAGAAATGCTTCAACTCCACTTCATATTTCACTCCATAATGAATTtgctccataaatggagtaatctattttttgtttgttcatcgcTCCATTATGGAGTGGAAAATAGAGTAGAGTTGAAACAATTTTACTTCATTTCACTTTTAATccattttgaaggaaaaaataaagttttacattggagatgccctaactacataaatatattaactatataataatctGATTAACATGTTCCAATAATTGATTTAATTTCTCTTGACTACATGCACgcattgttttatttattatgatgTAGTTCCTAGTTCCTTCCAGTGTTTGATACAGGCTACAAAAGTGGAAGTCTCATACAAGCTAACACGGACAGTCAGAAAATTAATCAGTAATGAAAACCATAAGGTTTTTTTAAACCACTAATATAACATAATTACGTTGGAGATGTAGTTTGATGGAAACAATAGATATTTAGGAGTTACGtacacaaaagaaagaaacgaaaagaaaaaaatactaataattaTGATGCAAGTGATTCAACATAGAATGTAAATACAACATTACATAAGGCTCATTCCGATCAATtattgatacatatatatatatatataacattattatcaatatatattagGACGCACACATCATCGTAATACTTTCAGATTTTCTTGGACGCCAATTTTCGGTACATCTCGTCGACTTGTACCTGTATAATGGAACGTTAGTGGACTGAACTAGTCTATGAATTTTGTCTACAAAAATTAAGGTCAAACAAAGATAATTGGAAACCTGATAATACTTGAGAAGATTGTTCCTCTTATTCTTGAGCGTCGCAGTCACCAAGTCTCTCTCTAAGTCGAAAGGTTTTATCTCCACCGTCACTGCTTTGATGTACTCAAACCTTTTTAGCTGTAGTATTTTATTTGTTCAAATCCACGACTAAGTAATGTTagtatctatttattttaatggaaGAATTTTCATGGAgacaaaagatcaaaagaatttAAACAAACCTTGTTCTTCTCTGCCGTGGACTTCAGTTCTAAAATGATGTGTTCTTGCAACTCCGTGAGAGAACATAGTTCTTCGAATGGTTTATTTAAACCGAGATCTTTAGCCCACCGGTTCACGACTTCAGGGTTTGGAACAATCACCGCGACAAGCATTGATTTGAAGCTGTCTCCATAAACCCATATCTAAGAAAACAACAGACAGCAACTAGATGAAAACTGAGGAGAAAGAAACCCTAAAACGGCATGCTTGCTTGCTTCACAAGAAATCATGATCCAGAGTTGAGAAACTTACCTCTTGGACAAGAGAGTTTTGACCGTAGATGTTTTCCAAGTTCTCAAGAGCAACGTACTCTCCTTGAGAAAGTTTAATTAAATTCTTTTTACGATCAATTATCTTGAGCACCCCATTTGGTTGAATCTCACCTATATCTCCTGTAAGAAAAAGATCAACACACACATCAAGACCAATCAAGAAACCATAATCAGAACATTCTAGTTTTCTTTCAATCATTCACTCACCTGTATGGAACCATCCGTCTTTCAAGACTTCATCAGTAAGCTCGGGGTTCTTGTAATATCCAGAAAACAAACATTTTCCTCTTATACAGATCTCGCCCGCTGGATTTTCACCGAGTGGGTCGTAGCCCATTTCAGCCACCTCCTCAAGCCTTATCTCGTTGTAAACCGCCGGTATACCGACTGTCCCTAACATACACATCTCATCCGGTACACACAAAGCCGTTCCTCCAAGCGTCTCCGTCAGACCTAATCCAAACAACCACATCAACATTAACTTTCCTTGGCATGCACGAAACCTAGAATGTATGggcatgtaatatatatatataccgtaGCCTTGGAGGACAAAGCAACAACAAGTAACTCTCAAGAACTCTTCAATCTCAGGGCTCAAAGGTGCTCCTCCAGATATTAGCAACCGGATTCGACCTCCCAATTTGTCTCTAATCTATTAATAAAATTCCAAAACCATGGAAAGTATGTTTTTATGTAatgaccaaaaagaaaaaaaaaaaacaatatttggaCTGTCTTTAACCTTTCTGAAAGCAATTAAATCAGCCATGGGTGAAGCTTTGCTATGCGAGTATCCACGATTCAACCATGAAAGCTTGCTGCATAATCATTTAGTTTTGTAATGCTACATCATTAAAGAACagagaagaaataaaaaaacagagaaagtaACGTTGAAGTTGCTTACTGTTTGTAGAGAGCATTGAAGATAAATCTCCTTCTAGGGTTAAGTTCCTGAAGAGCCTTTTGAATACCCTCGTGAATTCTCTCGAACACTCTTGGAACTCCAGCTAGATAAGTTGGTTTCAATTCTTGAATGTCATCACGTAACACATTCAAATCCTACACAAAACACATCAACATATATACTCAATTATTCATTTGCTCCATAATTTGATGAATGTTTGTGTGCCTTAAGAGATTTAACTACATACTCCATGGTAATAGCCAACGGAAGCCCCTTTGCGAAAGAAGTATTCCTCATTCATACGGTCAAGAATATGAGCCAGCGGCAAGAAGGAGAGATACACATCTTCATGTGTCATCTGCTTGTATTCAAGCcacacaaaaaaacaaagaaatatgtcaaaactaaacaaaagaTTAAGCAAAGCGACGACGTTTAAtggtaaataataaaatttcagcttcttcacatggcGTGGGATTAATTTAGGTTTATGTTTAGGTTTAATAACCTCCCATTGTTTAGAAACGAATATAATCTACCATAAACATACGTGCattaacttttcttttgttaaagaTGAATCTTTTGTTACCTTGTCTTCGAACTGGTCCATGAAGAGATCCACCCCAACAACGAAAGTCGCCACCGCTTCGTGAGTCAAAACCACACCTTTAGGGTCACCACTCGTGCCGCTTGTGTACATTATGGTGCATGTGTTAAATGGTTTAGGTGGACTAATCTCTTCCGGTTTCTCACGTCCCTGGTCAAAGATCAAATAttcaacaaatatattttaatatgtactttgtgaactctttttttttttgggtcaataGGCACCTAACTCATTTAATTCCATGCATATACacaatcccaaaaaaaaaaaacaaatgccGTCATATTTGGTTTAGCATGTGCATGTCATTAAATACCTCAAAGAATGGTCCGACCATGTGTAATTATAACGTAAAGATATACTATTActattcagttacaaaaaaaaaaggatataagATTACTATTATTAAGAAATTAAGACGAGAGGCCAACCATATGAAGAAAATCGAGCCAAGAGTACGTTTTGACTCCAATTTCTGAAGCCTTGATGCTATCTTCTTTGCTCACATTAGTGAAGCAAACTATAGCTTTTAGCCGTTTAGAACATATGGAATCTGGCTCAAGAAGCTGAATTTCAATAACATAAGAAtaacaaaaagtttattattcaaatagatctatatttttttgatcaaaatagatctatatttttaaatgtatatttaactaatattaaatttatttcaaaaagcCTAACCCCTTTAATCTTGGTGTCTTGGACGAATACAAAATCGATTTCCGCGTGATCAACGATATAATCCACGGCTCCAGAACCTAAAGAACCAATGTTTTTGTTTGAGTCACGTGTATTAGGACCAAGTCGCAAAATTTTGTATGGCCACAAGAAAGCAGAATTTAACCTACCCAATGTATCATATAGAGGTACACAGATTAGAGTGTGAGCTGCACAAgcctaaatatttttacaaagttGGGTATATGTTTATGGGGTAAGAGCTTttgatatatacaaaatatgagatttaaaaaaaataaaattgagagAGATGGACCTCCATTGCTATGATCCACTGAGGACAATTAATTCCATAGATTCCCACTCGACACCCCTACATATATGCATAAACCAAATTATTTCAATACATAAATTAGTCTCCAAAGAACATTTAAGTAAGTATAATGAGTTTAGTTTATGAGGACGaggtatatagatatatatttaataatatatttacagGCTCAGCTCCGAGAGCACGTAATGCAGAGCCAATCTGCAGAACTTCTTCATATGCTTCCTTGTACGTTTTCCACACATACGGTCCAACCTAATTGATCCGTAAACATATACGTATAAAACAGTGTGTACACATAACTTTTTAATCAAGTATTTCGttgtagtatatattttaaaaaatcacctTCTTATCTACGATTGGACGCCATCCAAGCATCTTGTTGCCAGGGAATTTCTCCACAGATTTACTaacaaaacccaaaagaaatttattaacaataattATACACAAAAGGTGATAATTAATTATCTTatgagaaaatataaatttacgaCATACCAGAATATGTCCCAAGCAGTGGTGATATCAGAATCTATTGGAGGAAACCCTTTTTCCGACAAAAGATTCCGGTACACCGGACCTACTGACGGCTTCCCGTTTTCCCCTTTGACTCCTTCTTCCACCTTTGCCGCGAAAGACTTCATTCTCTGAAGACAAATTCTAGAAGCTATTTACTTGATGTAAAAGAAATGGAATAGACAGAAGAACcataagtgtttcaaaaaaaaaagagacagaaGAACCATAAAGATACGATATGATGGATCCAACCGGCGTacgtaaaatatgaaaatataacacTGCCCTAATCGATGAATGGTACAAAAtgtgaaaaaataattaaaaaaaaaaacactaaggaaataatttggttacaaaatgaaggaggatgtttctaaaaaaaaaataaaaaaaaagagggagGTTATCATATTTTGCATTTTGTATTATTATAATCGTTGTTCGAAAACAGATATAAAAgtttcatatattataataattgttaAGTGTGTATTTAATGTCACCAGTTCGGTCCACCTAACAATACCGACTACAAACCCAGAGTTGATGCAGCTatcttaaacactctctttaaaTTTGACACTTATTTTGTGATTTGATAAAGGGTTGtatcaactatatatatatatatatatatatatatatatatatatatatattttaagacaaaaaataattagattacaTGCACTTAGTTTCAAAGGAAGTATGAGTAGTTTCACTAATTCATTTGAActaaaattataactaaactaATTCACTAAGTCATGCCCTAAACGGGAGAGCATGGATAACCTGGCTTCATTCTCTTTATCCTTCTTTTCACTATCTTCTTTAATTAATGAGTATGAAGAAGCtctagagaaaaaaatcaataagtATGAAAGTGATGTAGTTGTAACGATCTCCAACCAATGTATGAACTTTCATACTTAAAACACTTTAAATCTTCCATTATCTTTTATTAATATCAGGGTAAACATAGAAATATTTTAGTCTCTCTCTCCCCATCCACgttcaataataaaatataaaagaaaccaTCAAAAAACAttgagatcttttttttttgggcaaacaATTTATTACTTCAAAGAGTCTAATACAAAGATAAAGATACTAATAGAAAAGggaaaacagaacaaaaaaaataactaatagaAAAGCAAAGGTTAAGCAACCGACCTTAGCTTAGTTGGTACAACAAAGGACTGTAGTAATGTACATATACGTCGCTGGTTCAGGCAGGTCGGATTGTGTTCTTCCCCAGCTGGaactttgtttttaaaaaatgtaattgTTTATGATTTTTAGAAATGATCAGAGAGAAAGTAGAATAAGTTGAGGAGCTGAGAAATGGTTGTtggtttatataataatattggaGTTGGTTGATACAGGCGAGGCCAGTATCTTTCAtttcaatgtttttattatCAGTCTTCAATTTCAAATGTGTAGATaataaaagaagagaaaaagtgaACCAAAACAAAATTGACTGATCCAACCAATAGatttcattaattaattattgtccTATATACCTATGGTGTTGTCTGCCGAAAGTTGATTTTTCCATAAATTTTCAACTACTGTTTTCCATTAATTGACATTACGTCTTTTATAAACACACTTCTTTATGAGTTTCTAAAGCATATCATCATGTGGAAATGGATAAAAACTGTAAGATACGTACGTCGAGTAATTGAGTCTCTTACTACTTGTGCAGGATACGTCGAGTAATAGAATCTCTTACTACTTGTGCAACTTGCATTATACTCGTGAGAATCAATTTGCAAAAACAGTGTTTTATAAaacgatttgttttttttttttttgaaaaatgataattaaaaaaCGATTTGTTACGAAAGCTTTTTTGACATTTTCTCAAAGTAAAACGTCGTATGGTTCATTTCCTAAAGTTGGTTTGTATATACTATTGCATTTACCGTACGTCACGTGTTTACAATCCAGACGCTTATGCAGGGTATAGTTTTATACAAGACAATGATGACTTTGTAAAAAACAAACAATGCATGATCTCGATTCTCGATTACCAAGTCGAAACCGCTAGTTAATCGATCTATTCGGTATTAAAAGCCGCAAGGACCTTGACAAAGAAAACCACTGGTTTAGTATTTcgttttctatatttatagatttcaaagattGTGACAATTTTGGTCGTTTATCTTTTGAATATGTTAATAGAGCAATCATGCGATATTTTTagctttataagatttttttttcttggttcgTACATAATATCAATGCATTCACATTTATTTGCTCGGGTCTAcatatttaataaaacacaaCTGAAAAGTATCACCGAAATTTCTGATAGCTTTTAATATGGATgttagtattaaaaaaaaacaagtgagCCAAGTCAAATCGTATAAGGTATATATAGGTAGATAAACCTTTTAAGAATATTAATTCTTATAAAATCTTTTCTGCGACCGATTTATTATTTAAAGTGaataaagtatattttaaattatatgttatgaaaaaaaaattatatgttatgaAGGGTTGAACTAGTTATAATAACTTGTATGCTTATCATTATTATGCCATGTATCGGTCAATTACAAACGATTAAATTTCAACTTTTTGTTTAATGGATTACGAAATAATTTTCAACTTTTTGGTTTGTCAACTCACTTTCTAATTATTGTTTGTTCCAACTTCTAACTGTTTAATTTCAGCGCAGGTCAAGAAGAAAATCAATAAGACCGGCGGCCATTGTTTTGAAATCGGCAAATTGCTAATAGTCAACAGAGTCAAGGGACATTAGATTGTTTTTTCCCCCATAAACCTATATACTAATGGGTAGTAAATATTTTAGCTAGTTCTGTACGagtagaaaatattttagataggTTATATGTCTATTATGAATCCTCcacacatttattttatttacatgtGGAAATAAATTATTGTACTTTGGAATTGGATTTCCAAATAGAAGTACGAcattaagaacaaaaaaaaacctaataAGATAGCAGTatgtttcaagaaaaaaaaacctaataagataagaaaaagggtAACACTCATTAAATATCTCCAACCTTCAATGCAGACCATTAATATCAACAATAATAAAGAAATATAggtcgatttttttttatatgttgaaTTAGATGAAATGTAACGCGTGGACAATAGAGGACCGTTCGCATTAATATGTGTCCCAGACTCACGGTTGTATGGCTCAATGAACAACTGAGTTGCACGAATTGAAGCTCTTCTGCAATTTGCCAAATCCAAATTTCATAATTGTTGTTAAATTCAGTCATGTAGTAACCAATAAGAGAATAGTATCTAAAGAAGAGCCAGCTGTATACACAACTTCTAATTCATTCCAAGTCAGGCTTCCATACCTTCTAATTCACTCAGAGTCTCAGGCTTCCATAATAACTTCTAACTCACTCAGAGTCTGGCTTCCATCCTTTTTCTTGTTATCTTCAGATATCACATCTGTTATCTTATCTTATCTCCATCtccaaactcaaactcaaactcaaactcaaactcatTTATGATCGTAATACTGAGTTTTTAGTTTGAAACTTTTACTTGCTAAAGAAATTAATCAGCAAAAACCTGTAATTTCAGCAGCTGCGCAGCTAAATTTTATAGTATATAGCTTATTAAACCACTATTCAACCACCTAACAAGGACTGATTACCAAAAAACTTAATTACCCTTAGCATTTCCTAATTACCAAAACACCACAAAACAAGCAGTCTTCATATCTACAAGTGACATGATTTTTCCTAATTATATTAGGAGGATTAGTTAAACTAACCTTGCCATCTATCTACCACAACCAAAAGTCTTTGTTAACTTACATCTAGTCTACCTTTCATTTTCAAAACAGAGCTTTTAGAGCTCAtcatagtcttttttttttctaacttcaACTTCACATGAAAGAGCTTAGTTGTACCTCTGAagcatccttcttcttcttctgttttaAGTCTGCTTTTTGGCTCTGAAGCTCGAGAATCTTGAACTCAACAGCTTTCATATCTTGTTCAAGTTTTTGCCTTTTGCGAACTTCCTTTTTCATCTTTTTCGCATTATCCTTTACTCTATCCTCTGTACGCACTTGTTTTCTTGTGAGAGAGAACAACATGTTGATCCGAGATATAGGCGTTGTAACATCAAAACCATACTTCTCAAGCTCGGCAAAGCACTCTTTGAGTCTCGCAAGTGTGCTTTTGGGAGTGTGAGGCTGCAGATTATTTACTCTCTCTAACAAACTGGAAAAGTTCACCATCCCACCCACTGCCAACCCTTCACGGAACTCTTCTCTTTTTTCGAGCAACGGGATGAAATGAGGACTCTGCTTTGCTGTTTTGTAAACTTCCATTGATTCAACTGCTTTCCAAATAGGTGAGCGTTTAGCAAAAGGCAGAACCATTGTTGTATCTTCACTTGCTCGAGTTTCATCATGGGCTAACTCTTCTGGATAGATCAACGCAAAAGCAACATAatgagaaagtaaaaaaaaaaaatgtttgaacGGATACATCTAATAAAGCTAATGTAATAAagaaatttataacaaaaaaaaaaagagaagtatcTTACTGGATTTATCAGAACCGTTAGATGCTTTTACTCCAAGGATCCAAGAAGAGAGGGTCTGATCATAATCACCGTCGAATATAGTGTTACTAGTACCAGCGACCATAGCCTCTGAACCATTGCAAGCCTCAAGTATAAGTTACTTACTCATGTATAAGCTActcaaatatatatgataagTATCTTACTCGATTTATCAGAACCATTAGATGACTTTACTCCAAGGATCCAAGCAGAGAGGTTTTGATCATAATCATCATTATCACTTGTACCAGCGATCATAGCCTCTGAACCATTGCAAGACTCAAGCATAAGTTACTCAAATAAATGATTAGGGAGAAAAAGAATACACCAATTAATATAGAGAGGATACATGCCAATTTATATCGACATACCAGTCTTATCAAGGTTTAAgttgtgtgttttctttcttttcatttttcttttatgaatattttcttTGCTGTATTGTTCTTCAGACACctgcatcaaaaaaaaaacatcctcaaaaaataaatataggctcaataaacaaaaaaaaaaagtccaaaAAATTTGACATGCAAAGAAGAAAACGGTTACCTTGTTTAGAGATCGGACCCATTTAGAGCCGGTCCAGTCAAAATGAGGTCTCAGTTGCTTTTTCTCGAACTGGATCATGTCTGGTGGAGAGTCGAAGTAAACCAAGAATTTATCATCTTCCTCCATCTTCTTTATGATGACACCTTTCCACCATCCATCGTTGTGATCAGCGTCCACCACCGATCCTTCCTCGAGAACCACGCTCAGATCATCAGGTGGAACCGGCCTTATGAATCTCTCTTCCACGGTTTCGGTGAAAGGAGTTGAACAGTCTTCTTCGAGCA
It encodes the following:
- the LOC106436387 gene encoding long chain acyl-CoA synthetase 1 isoform X1 yields the protein MKSFAAKVEEGVKGENGKPSVGPVYRNLLSEKGFPPIDSDITTAWDIFCKSVEKFPGNKMLGWRPIVDKKVGPYVWKTYKEAYEEVLQIGSALRALGAEPGCRVGIYGINCPQWIIAMEACAAHTLICVPLYDTLGSGAVDYIVDHAEIDFVFVQDTKIKGLLEPDSICSKRLKAIVCFTNVSKEDSIKASEIGVKTYSWLDFLHMGREKPEEISPPKPFNTCTIMYTSGTSGDPKGVVLTHEAVATFVVGVDLFMDQFEDKMTHEDVYLSFLPLAHILDRMNEEYFFRKGASVGYYHGDLNVLRDDIQELKPTYLAGVPRVFERIHEGIQKALQELNPRRRFIFNALYKHKLSWLNRGYSHSKASPMADLIAFRKIRDKLGGRIRLLISGGAPLSPEIEEFLRVTCCCFVLQGYGLTETLGGTALCVPDEMCMLGTVGIPAVYNEIRLEEVAEMGYDPLGENPAGEICIRGKCLFSGYYKNPELTDEVLKDGWFHTGDIGEIQPNGVLKIIDRKKNLIKLSQGEYVALENLENIYGQNSLVQEIWVYGDSFKSMLVAVIVPNPEVVNRWAKDLGLNKPFEELCSLTELQEHIILELKSTAEKNKLKRFEYIKAVTVEIKPFDLERDLVTATLKNKRNNLLKYYQVQVDEMYRKLASKKI
- the LOC106436381 gene encoding DUF724 domain-containing protein 3, translated to MKNLDKEDQKFSIAKDCEVEVSCEEEGYIGSWYRAILEETPTRSGRKKLRVRYTTLLEEDCSTPFTETVEERFIRPVPPDDLSVVLEEGSVVDADHNDGWWKGVIIKKMEEDDKFLVYFDSPPDMIQFEKKQLRPHFDWTGSKWVRSLNKVSEEQYSKENIHKRKMKRKKTHNLNLDKTEAMIAGTSDNDDYDQNLSAWILGVKSSNGSDKSKAMVAGTSNTIFDGDYDQTLSSWILGVKASNGSDKSKELAHDETRASEDTTMVLPFAKRSPIWKAVESMEVYKTAKQSPHFIPLLEKREEFREGLAVGGMVNFSSLLERVNNLQPHTPKSTLARLKECFAELEKYGFDVTTPISRINMLFSLTRKQVRTEDRVKDNAKKMKKEVRKRQKLEQDMKAVEFKILELQSQKADLKQKKKKDASEVFAD
- the LOC106436387 gene encoding long chain acyl-CoA synthetase 1 isoform X2, whose amino-acid sequence is MRMKSFAAKVEEGVKGENGKPSVGPVYRNLLSEKGFPPIDSDITTAWDIFCKSVEKFPGNKMLGWRPIVDKKVGPYVWKTYKEAYEEVLQIGSALRALGAEPGCRVGIYGINCPQWIIAMEACAAHTLICVPLYDTLGSGAVDYIVDHAEIDFVFVQDTKIKGLLEPDSICSKRLKAIVCFTNVSKEDSIKASEIGVKTYSWLDFLHMGREKPEEISPPKPFNTCTIMYTSGTSGDPKGVVLTHEAVATFVVGVDLFMDQFEDKMTHEDVYLSFLPLAHILDRMNEEYFFRKGASVGYYHGDLNVLRDDIQELKPTYLAGVPRVFERIHEGIQKALQELNPRRRFIFNALYKHKLSWLNRGYSHSKASPMADLIAFRKIRDKLGGRIRLLISGGAPLSPEIEEFLRVTCCCFVLQGYGLTETLGGTALCVPDEMCMLGTVGIPAVYNEIRLEEVAEMGYDPLGENPAGEICIRGKCLFSGYYKNPELTDEVLKDGWFHTGDIGEIQPNGVLKIIDRKKNLIKLSQGEYVALENLENIYGQNSLVQEIWVYGDSFKSMLVAVIVPNPEVVNRWAKDLGLNKPFEELCSLTELQEHIILELKSTAEKNKLKRFEYIKAVTVEIKPFDLERDLVTATLKNKRNNLLKYYQVQVDEMYRKLASKKI